One Paracoccaceae bacterium genomic region harbors:
- a CDS encoding cation:proton antiporter, with translation MHGGNVFYEIAGLVILAAGAGFVGLMLRQPLVVAFIAVGILAGPGALGLVSSPEFIETLSQISIAVLLFLVGLKLDLSLVKSLGRVAVATGLGQVGFTAVFGFLICVALGIDALTAVYVAVALTFSSTIIIVKLLSDKQEIAALHGRIALGFLIVQDLFVVFAMIALSAFGMGTGEDGAGGGDVLRLALGGVGLIAGTLVFIRYAAGPLLRLIARSPELMVIFAVGWAGGFAALSDMIGFGKELGGLLAGVSLASTEYRDAIGSRLASLRDFLLLFFFINLGAGLDLSTIGAQVWPAAVLSVFVLLGNPLIVLIILGYMGYRKRTGFLAGLTVAQISEFSLIFMAMGLSLGHVEESAVGLVTIVGLITIALSVYMITFSHRLYALCEPLLGWAERREPFRELAEEGRETEAPHDFVIFGLGRYGRRIGKALTSRGFRVLGVDFDPEALARWRQMGMAGAFGDATDPEFVAHLPLTEVRAVISAVPRERGPLSEADPHVAVVQGLRAAGFRGVVALSAGDAEQGEALRAQGADLVLTPFEDAADHAAEKLARL, from the coding sequence ATGCATGGCGGGAACGTGTTCTACGAGATCGCGGGCCTTGTGATCCTTGCCGCCGGGGCCGGGTTCGTCGGCCTGATGCTGCGGCAGCCGCTGGTCGTGGCCTTCATCGCGGTCGGCATCCTGGCCGGACCGGGTGCCCTGGGGCTGGTCTCCTCGCCCGAGTTCATCGAGACGCTGAGCCAGATCTCGATTGCGGTGCTGCTGTTCCTGGTCGGGCTGAAGCTGGATCTTTCCCTGGTGAAAAGCCTTGGTCGGGTCGCCGTGGCGACGGGGCTGGGGCAGGTGGGGTTTACCGCCGTCTTCGGTTTCCTGATCTGCGTGGCCCTGGGGATCGACGCGCTGACGGCGGTCTACGTTGCGGTCGCGCTGACGTTTTCGTCTACCATCATCATCGTCAAGTTGTTGTCGGACAAGCAGGAAATCGCGGCGCTGCACGGCAGGATCGCGCTTGGATTCCTGATCGTTCAGGACCTTTTCGTGGTCTTCGCGATGATCGCCCTGTCGGCGTTCGGCATGGGGACGGGCGAGGACGGCGCGGGCGGGGGCGATGTGTTGCGGCTGGCGCTTGGCGGCGTGGGCCTGATCGCCGGGACGCTGGTCTTCATCCGCTATGCCGCCGGGCCGCTGTTGCGGCTGATCGCGCGGTCGCCGGAGCTGATGGTGATCTTTGCGGTCGGCTGGGCGGGGGGATTTGCGGCGCTGTCGGACATGATCGGCTTTGGCAAGGAACTTGGCGGCCTGCTGGCGGGGGTTTCGCTGGCGTCGACCGAGTACCGCGACGCCATCGGATCGCGGCTGGCCAGCCTGCGGGACTTTCTGCTGCTGTTCTTCTTCATCAACCTGGGTGCGGGGCTGGACCTTTCGACCATCGGCGCGCAGGTCTGGCCGGCTGCGGTGCTGTCGGTCTTTGTGCTGCTGGGCAACCCTTTGATCGTGCTGATCATTCTTGGGTACATGGGGTACCGGAAGCGGACCGGGTTTCTGGCCGGGCTGACGGTGGCGCAGATCTCGGAGTTCTCGCTGATCTTCATGGCGATGGGGCTGAGCCTTGGGCATGTGGAGGAAAGCGCGGTCGGGCTGGTTACCATCGTCGGGCTGATCACCATCGCGCTGTCGGTCTACATGATCACGTTCTCGCACCGACTGTACGCGCTGTGCGAGCCGTTGCTGGGCTGGGCCGAGCGGCGCGAACCGTTCCGTGAGCTGGCCGAGGAAGGGCGCGAGACGGAGGCGCCGCATGACTTTGTCATCTTCGGCCTGGGCCGCTATGGGCGACGTATTGGCAAGGCATTGACATCGCGCGGTTTTCGGGTGCTTGGCGTCGATTTCGACCCCGAGGCCCTGGCCCGATGGCGTCAGATGGGCATGGCGGGCGCGTTCGGCGATGCCACCGATCCCGAGTTCGTGGCGCATCTGCCGCTGACCGAGGTGCGGGCGGTCATTTCCGCCGTGCCGCGCGAGCGCGGTCCGCTGAGCGAGGCCGACCCGCATGTGGCGGTGGTGCAGGGGTTGCGCGCGGCGGGGTTCCGGGGTGTCGTGGCCCTGTCGGCGGGGGACGCGGAGCAGGGCGAGGCCCTGCGGGCGCAGGGCGCGGACCTGGTGCTGACCCCGTTCGAGGATGCGGCCGACCATGCGGCGGAGAAGCTGGCCCGGCTGTGA
- the hppD gene encoding 4-hydroxyphenylpyruvate dioxygenase: protein MGPFPHQAPQAVISEANPAGTDGFEFVEFAHPEPQKLRDLFAMMGYAMTARHPTRAVELWQQGDITYVLNDEPGSHARRFVDEHGPCAPSMGWRVVDAQHALAHAVSRGATAYEGADKVLDVPAIVGIGGSLIYFIEAYRDGAHPYAGFDFVTSPKPEGVGFHYLDHLTHNVHKGNMDTWFRFYEGIFGFRQIRFFDIEGKYTGLFSRALTSPCGRIRIPINEDRGETGQIVEYLKRYKGEGIQHIAVGAQDIYAATDEIAARGLKFMPKPPMAYYELSKTRVAGHDEPIEQMAKHGILIDGEGVVDGGETRILLQIFSKTVIGPIFFEFIQRKGDDGFGEGNFRALFESIEADQIERGVLKAS, encoded by the coding sequence ATGGGACCCTTCCCGCACCAGGCCCCGCAGGCTGTCATTTCCGAGGCGAACCCGGCTGGCACGGACGGGTTCGAGTTCGTCGAGTTCGCCCATCCCGAGCCGCAGAAGCTGCGCGACCTGTTCGCGATGATGGGCTATGCGATGACCGCCCGCCATCCGACCCGCGCCGTCGAGCTTTGGCAGCAGGGCGACATCACCTATGTGCTGAATGACGAACCCGGCAGCCATGCGCGCCGCTTTGTCGATGAGCATGGACCCTGCGCACCGTCGATGGGCTGGCGGGTGGTCGATGCGCAGCACGCGCTGGCACATGCGGTGTCGCGCGGTGCCACGGCCTATGAGGGGGCGGACAAGGTGCTGGACGTGCCGGCGATTGTCGGCATCGGCGGGTCGCTGATCTATTTCATCGAGGCCTACCGCGACGGCGCGCACCCCTATGCGGGGTTCGACTTCGTCACCTCGCCCAAGCCGGAAGGCGTGGGGTTCCACTATCTGGACCACCTGACGCACAATGTTCACAAGGGGAACATGGACACCTGGTTCCGGTTCTATGAAGGGATCTTCGGTTTCCGGCAGATCCGGTTCTTCGACATCGAGGGCAAGTATACCGGCCTGTTTTCCCGCGCGCTGACCAGCCCCTGCGGGCGCATCCGCATTCCGATCAACGAGGACCGGGGCGAGACCGGGCAGATCGTCGAATACCTGAAGCGCTACAAGGGCGAGGGCATCCAGCACATCGCGGTGGGCGCGCAGGACATCTATGCCGCGACCGACGAGATTGCGGCGCGCGGGCTGAAGTTCATGCCGAAACCGCCGATGGCCTATTACGAGCTGTCGAAAACCCGGGTGGCGGGCCATGACGAGCCGATCGAGCAGATGGCGAAGCACGGCATCCTGATCGACGGCGAGGGCGTGGTGGATGGCGGCGAGACGCGCATCCTGCTGCAGATCTTCTCGAAGACCGTGATCGGCCCGATCTTCTTCGAGTTCATCCAGCGGAAGGGCGATGACGGGTTCGGCGAGGGGAATTTCCGCGCGCTGTTTGAATCGATCGAGGCCGACCAGATCGAGCGCGGCGTCCTGAAGGCGTCGTGA
- a CDS encoding Lrp/AsnC family transcriptional regulator: MIDATDTRLLAAIQDNAMLTAQDLGERLNLSASQAARRRQRLEAEGVITRYRAELDPARIGLGVEAFIRVVMATHSEQNARDFVRLTRVQPEITGAWTLTGEADYLLRVFCADLVALNRLVQQVLLPHPAVSRVQSQIVMERIKPDAPLPL; encoded by the coding sequence ATGATCGACGCGACAGACACGCGCCTTCTTGCCGCGATTCAGGACAATGCCATGCTGACCGCGCAGGACCTCGGCGAACGGCTGAACCTGTCCGCCAGCCAGGCCGCCCGCCGCCGCCAGCGGCTGGAGGCGGAGGGCGTGATCACCCGCTACCGCGCCGAGCTCGATCCCGCCCGGATCGGCCTGGGCGTCGAGGCGTTCATCCGCGTCGTGATGGCCACCCACAGCGAACAGAACGCCCGCGACTTCGTGCGCCTGACCCGGGTGCAGCCCGAAATCACCGGCGCGTGGACCCTCACCGGCGAGGCGGATTACCTGTTGCGCGTGTTCTGCGCCGATCTGGTGGCGCTCAACCGGCTGGTGCAGCAGGTGCTGCTGCCTCATCCCGCCGTCAGCCGCGTGCAAAGCCAGATCGTCATGGAACGGATCAAGCCCGACGCGCCGCTGCCGCTCTGA